One genomic window of Sulfurovum lithotrophicum includes the following:
- a CDS encoding lytic transglycosylase domain-containing protein: MFKTLLSILVILLALGTTSIEAKTFSYSQVHNMPRSVEKDYYIWRFLQQRSTTASQARAIIKDVDNINKKLRIAYKKKTGANPPNITHKPYVTEQQVEDWKHQAEGNRLFDAGIKQVQRKKLQKAITYFHKAHDVYLKRWEKDKSLFWLYLLTKEKKYLYKIKRNSTHINMYTLLAADITHSQYPKSIITPRVSKKSVSNIDVTNPIHWAKLKIKVKKPNADLEALAEDCESQATIGMNTYIKAKACNYRKSYFPMPYRSAMQGYPVERQALIYSIARQESRFVPASVSRSFALGMMQFMPFLIDHIAKQKGIRMDYDDMFDPIVAIRFADYHLNYLNKYLYHPLFVAYAYNGGIGFTKKLIKNRNYFRNGPFEPYLSMEKMTNVQAREYGKRVLTNYVIYMNKLGKSTRLLPYIKSLTDPSKTDKFR; the protein is encoded by the coding sequence ATGTTCAAGACACTGCTTTCGATACTTGTTATCCTGTTGGCACTGGGAACCACTTCTATCGAAGCAAAGACATTTTCCTATTCCCAGGTACACAATATGCCAAGAAGTGTGGAAAAGGACTACTATATCTGGCGTTTCCTCCAACAGAGAAGCACAACTGCTTCACAGGCGCGTGCCATCATCAAAGATGTAGACAATATCAACAAAAAACTGCGTATCGCCTACAAGAAGAAAACCGGTGCCAATCCACCGAACATCACGCATAAACCCTATGTCACAGAACAGCAGGTAGAGGACTGGAAACACCAGGCAGAGGGGAACAGGCTCTTCGATGCAGGTATCAAACAGGTCCAGCGGAAAAAACTTCAAAAAGCGATCACCTATTTTCATAAAGCACACGATGTTTACCTGAAACGCTGGGAGAAGGACAAGTCACTTTTCTGGCTCTATCTGCTGACCAAGGAGAAGAAATACCTTTATAAGATCAAACGGAACAGTACCCACATCAATATGTACACCCTGCTTGCAGCAGACATCACACACAGCCAATACCCCAAAAGTATCATTACGCCCCGCGTCAGTAAAAAAAGTGTAAGCAATATCGATGTGACCAACCCTATCCACTGGGCAAAGCTTAAGATCAAGGTAAAGAAACCCAATGCCGATCTTGAAGCCCTTGCCGAAGACTGCGAATCTCAGGCAACCATCGGAATGAATACTTATATCAAGGCCAAGGCATGCAACTACAGAAAATCCTATTTTCCCATGCCTTACCGGTCTGCTATGCAAGGCTACCCTGTAGAGCGCCAGGCGCTTATTTATTCCATTGCCAGACAGGAGAGCCGTTTCGTTCCCGCATCGGTATCAAGATCCTTTGCGCTGGGAATGATGCAGTTCATGCCTTTCCTCATTGACCACATCGCCAAGCAGAAGGGAATACGCATGGACTATGACGACATGTTCGATCCCATCGTCGCCATCCGTTTTGCCGACTATCATCTGAACTATCTTAACAAATACCTTTACCATCCTCTCTTTGTCGCCTACGCCTACAACGGCGGTATCGGGTTTACCAAGAAGCTGATCAAAAATCGGAATTATTTCAGGAACGGTCCTTTTGAGCCTTACCTGAGTATGGAGAAAATGACCAATGTGCAAGCACGGGAATATGGAAAACGTGTACTGACGAACTACGTCATCTATATGAACAAGCTGGGGAAATCCACCAGATTGCTGCCATACATAAAATCATTGACCGATCCCTCTAAAACAGATAAATTTAGATGA
- a CDS encoding YggT family protein, with translation MNALIYSIVQLIHTVINLYIWIVIIAALLSFVRPDPRNPIVQILYRLTEPVYDVLRRKMPFLIIGGIDLSPLVIILGLQFIDTFMMRALLG, from the coding sequence ATGAATGCACTTATCTATTCTATCGTACAACTGATCCATACGGTGATCAATCTCTATATCTGGATCGTCATTATCGCCGCACTACTGAGTTTCGTACGGCCCGACCCTAGAAATCCGATCGTTCAGATCCTTTACAGACTGACAGAACCGGTCTATGATGTTCTTCGCAGGAAAATGCCGTTTTTGATCATTGGCGGGATTGACCTCTCTCCTCTTGTCATTATCCTCGGACTGCAATTCATCGATACCTTCATGATGCGCGCATTGCTGGGATAG
- the gltX gene encoding glutamate--tRNA ligase: MLRFAPSPTGDMRTEQLRIAIFNYIVAKQKETNFIVRIEDTDKERNITGKDTEILQILEKFAITHDSVFHQSEHLNIHQTLAIRLLEEGKAFVCTCTPEALESDKTPSRYNGKCFDVDKEELKRLKSQKLPFVIRLKKPEDDIVIYDLYKGESITPADEVDSFVILRADATPTENFASACDDMLSGIDFIIRSEEHLHETPKQEYIKKQLGYKEETTYAHLPIILNEEGQKMSESDNAFTVKWLFEEGYIPDAIANYLILPGNTTPTDIFTLPEAIKWFDISKLSGSPVKFDIEELRLLNRKHLERIDDKRLSSLFGFADADIGKLAKLYMKEAATINELDARIKAIFSPKDFDGKWGEQMRILEKIIAEAPMFATFEAFESHLMKESGLSGEHFSKPLRVLLTGAEQGPELSDIYPYIKSYLLEVAS; encoded by the coding sequence ATGCTTAGATTTGCCCCGTCACCTACGGGTGACATGCGTACAGAACAGCTGCGTATAGCGATATTCAACTACATCGTGGCCAAACAGAAAGAAACCAACTTCATCGTGCGTATTGAAGATACAGACAAAGAGCGCAATATTACAGGAAAAGATACCGAGATCCTGCAGATATTGGAAAAGTTCGCTATCACACACGATTCGGTCTTTCATCAGAGCGAACATCTCAACATCCACCAGACCCTTGCCATCAGATTGCTCGAAGAGGGAAAGGCCTTTGTCTGTACCTGTACACCCGAAGCGCTTGAATCAGACAAGACACCATCCCGTTACAATGGAAAGTGTTTTGATGTCGACAAAGAGGAACTTAAAAGGCTCAAATCGCAGAAGCTCCCTTTTGTCATCCGTCTAAAAAAGCCCGAAGATGATATTGTCATCTATGACCTCTACAAAGGCGAGAGCATCACTCCTGCAGATGAAGTGGACTCCTTTGTCATTCTGAGAGCAGACGCTACACCGACCGAGAATTTCGCTTCGGCCTGTGACGATATGCTCTCGGGTATCGACTTCATCATCCGCAGCGAGGAGCACCTCCACGAGACACCAAAGCAGGAATATATCAAAAAGCAGCTTGGCTACAAGGAAGAGACGACTTACGCTCACCTGCCCATCATTCTCAACGAAGAGGGCCAAAAGATGAGCGAAAGTGACAATGCTTTTACAGTCAAATGGCTCTTTGAAGAAGGTTACATCCCCGATGCCATCGCCAACTACCTCATTTTGCCGGGCAACACCACACCTACTGATATCTTTACCCTGCCTGAGGCGATCAAGTGGTTCGACATCAGCAAACTCTCCGGATCGCCAGTAAAATTCGATATTGAAGAATTGCGTCTTCTAAACCGTAAACACCTTGAAAGGATAGACGATAAAAGACTCTCCTCACTCTTCGGGTTCGCCGATGCAGATATCGGGAAACTGGCCAAACTCTACATGAAAGAGGCTGCCACCATCAATGAACTTGATGCCAGGATCAAAGCAATCTTCTCGCCAAAGGACTTTGACGGAAAGTGGGGAGAGCAGATGCGTATACTCGAAAAGATCATCGCAGAGGCGCCGATGTTCGCTACTTTTGAGGCGTTCGAATCCCACCTCATGAAAGAGAGCGGCCTGAGTGGCGAGCACTTCTCCAAACCGCTCAGAGTACTGCTGACCGGTGCCGAACAGGGCCCTGAGCTGAGCGACATTTACCCATACATCAAATCTTATCTACTGGAGGTAGCATCATGA